TGATAATCTTCATTGTTTTACTGAACCAGCCCCAGtgcagagaaatgtgtgtgggggggggggggcttagggccccatataggctagggtCGGCTCTGAGTGTAGCCTCTAACAAGTACCTTCTGGGATTTAAGGGATACCTCAAGATATGAAACAACAGCTACAAAAATATGCTCGCTGTAAGGAACCATGCAGCCCACACCTCCAGtaaaacgcccccccccccacatgggTCGTTTCTTTGTCCCGCCGCATACACGAAGGCcctgtggtgggtgggtggataaGTCACATGGtcacttttcccttttctcccacacaaacacacccacacccccctcccccccccccctcctcctcctcctcgccctcctccatCCAGGCGCTCTTCGCTCCTCCACTcgcctcttctcctctccgcGCAGCGCGCAGCTCCGCCGCCTGCGTCCTGCCCTGGAACAACTGGAGCCGCAACCAAGTTGCgagcttctctttcttttcttcttcttcttcttcttcttttttgtttccccccccccccccccaaacccacCATGCGTCCGAATCGGGAATAAAACCCGGTCTGCTTGTGTGCGTACCCACACTGTtcgtggaggggaggggagggggaggggggggattcGACAGCACGCGAGCGGAGCACTTTGTTTCAGGTAATGTCCGACTCACACcagcagttgttgtttgtttgtttgtttgtttgttgtcttaCCCGCGAGGGTCGGTTTgctccctttttgttttttttgtttgttgtttgttgttgtttttttaacggtACTTTTGCAAGTCTCTTAAAAGTGTCGCTTCGGTAGACGGAGCATCCTCTCGGGTGGATTTGAGGGAATCTGGGTGGGTTGCAGTAGGAATGTGATGCCATGCATCGACTTAACGGGCAACGAGGTTGAAAGCGGGTCGCTTCCAGGCCCTGGCTgtaccccccccaccccaacccacCCCCCAGGGTCCAGGTAACACTGTACCGCCAAAGGCGCCAGCCGCTGTTCAAAGTGGCCAGTTCACACGAGGCCCACCTTTGTTTACTGCTGACGGGGTTCTACAGCTGCTGGCCCAGGGGcagaagtgggggggggggggaactgttGCCTGCTCCCATCTCACTCTttataagcccccccccccccatccataTGTGTAGAGAAGAATAAGAGAGGGAACTTCTGTGCCCACATAagtgagggaacatagagcaatgtgagtgtttgtggagaggagagatgccCACCGCCGTGGCATTAAAACTGTGCTTCTGTTCAAGTGCTTTCACCGCGTTCACAGCCGCTGCGACCGCATCCTCCGCTCTTGTTTCCTCACAAAGCAGCATCAATCACGCGCAACAATGTTTTCCCCTCTTCTGCCTCCGTGTAATTACATGAGTCACCGCTGCATCCAATGcagtgtctcctttttttcttcctcttttctgctAATGCGACACCACCGTGTCGCCTCGTGAAGTGAGCTTGCGATTGCTTCATgccccgtctttctctctctcccgcgcAGACTTCCCCGAGGACGAGCAGAAGGGCCGCGCCGGAGGGAGGACATGAGCCTGGCGGACGTGAGGCCGACGCCGGGGTCTCTGACCCTGCCGCTACGGGAGTGCTACGTCGACCGCCTGGACGAGGGCGACCCCGAGCACCTCCGCGGCAGGAACATGTCGCCGGACCTGAGGCAGGACTTCAGCATgatggagcagaagaagagggtcACGCAGATCCTGCAGAGTCCAGTATGTGTTCCCCGCAGCTCCACACGAGTgccctcctacacacacacacacacacacacacacacgcttttcACTGTACGTGAGTAATACGCGGCGATTCCAGAGCCGGAGATACCTGCTGCACCTTCGCTcatgcattgtttgtttttttccctcttgttaATGTGAAGGACATTGTATGTGCACAGCTCTATTCAGCTTTATTGTTTAGCAGTGAGTTTactgtgtgcagctgcagcaacaaTGAGATGAGCTACTGTCACAGATATAAATTCCATCGCGCCTGTCATGTGTTTATCTGTTTGAAATTTCATTATTACCTGTTATTTCTGTTGCAACAGAGGAGGCGTAGTGTACAACGCAATATTTTGAGGCAAAATAGAGGATCCGAGTTATTACACACCATGTAGAGAGGGCTCAAACAGCCAGTCGTTGAAATTGAATtgttaaatgacagaaaatgattCGGCAATGAATCCGTTTATCGAAGAAAAATACTCGTGGGTTGTCTCCCTACTTTATACAGAGAAGTGTGACTGACATTTTGTCGACAGCAGCGGAAACGGTGGCCTGCAAAATGAGCAAGCAGCTGAATCCACATTTCTTCAAAACAgtttcaaccaaaaaaaacccctctgtgATGGCAGGGTTTATGGCATTAGTCTTGAATAAGACTGTATCGGCCTTAGCTTATAACGAACCTAATAAATTCACATCTAAGTGTATTTAATAGCCGATATCATATCGATGATAAACGGAGAACTGCAGTGTGGTCAGATGGAGTAAAAGGAGTTGCGACGAACACATGCCGACAAAGTGCGCGGAAATAAGACGAGCCCACACACTCATCTTCGATTGCATAACAGGCCCAACAAGCAGAGCTCATCTCATCGCCATGGGAACAGTGGTGGGATGAAGCAGAATGCTGGAGCTTAGCTGCAGCGCACAGGAAAATGGACCTGTTTAAAGAATCACAGGCTGCTCTTAACGGCAGTAGTTGATAGTCAGGTTTAAAGCGATGCCTCCCGGCTCCAGTGAAAAAGCCCTTTCACGGACGCACAAAGAGGTCGTCGGTGGCCTTTGGTGATTTGTGGACAGAAGTAATAATAAGGAGAGCCTGAAAGCATCGCCGTGCTCCCTGACACATCCAGAGGAAAGTGTTGGAATAAGGTCCAAGTGAGGTTGTGTTCATACGAGTTTAGTTGGCCTAATGGAGCTTTACAATggagtttgtgtttcttctcctttcccCTGACCTCACATCaccataaaaggaaaaaaagtcttttctttttgcccgcAGGTGTTTAAAGATGAGTTGGAAGGCCTGATTCAGGACCAGATGACGAAAGGCAACAACCCCACAGGTCTCCTGGCTCTGAGACAGATTGCTGACCTGGTCATGGCCAGCACCTTGGGAGGGGCAGGCCCTCTAGCTTCGCCCCTCAGTGAGTGGCAGTGTGTTCgggggggatgtgtgtgtgtgtgaatgtctctATCTATCTCCCGTTGGGCCGGATTGTCATTCCGCGTGTTTACTCTGCCTGCGTGCATTATGCAGACTGAATATCTCCATTGTCAGACGATGAATCCTCAGGACTCTTGTGACACTGAACAACCCTGAACCAGTGCGAAAGGCAAAAAGCTGTTGACAGCATTCCTCcctttcagtgtttttctatCAAGTAGCCCCATGACCATGTCCTGGTACTGAATTACAGCAGTCAACGGTGCTAATTATTTGAGCATAACCTCCATGCCTTATTTTTTCTGCGGAGGTCACGGAGGAATCGATTTTTTAAATCGGAAATGTCAATGTTTGGAGAGTCTCGCAGAAGGGAATGGCTGAGCAGTTGCCAAGACAGCCCTGCTCTTTTGAAATGCTTAAGAGGCTGTAAAAGATAAAGTCCTGTACCATTAAATTTCCTTATATGGTGCTGTAGTCCAAAATATCCTTCAGCTTCATGTTCCGAGTTCTGAGAACGGCCCTTTTTAAGCTTCAGCCGTAGGGGCTTCAAAGTGTCCTGCGCAGGGGGACACCGTGTGAACCATCCGTTTTGAATGCTTGACAAATTCTAAACTCTACATATCTGATGTCCGGATTACTGATGGTTATGTCTTGCGGCAGGCTTCGGGATGGTGAGTCCAGTCAATGACTTGTACGGCACTGAGTCTCCCTCCTTCGCCAAAGGGGAGAGGCTAAGTCGCTGCGGGCTGGCCAGCCTCTACCGGCTTGTTGACCTCTTCAGCTGGGCTCGTTTTACGAGCTCCTACATAACTGTGAGTGCAACTTCACAGTCACGCCCCAGTGCACACCTGCTCATTATATATGCAGCACAAGGCCTCTATATCTTTATGGTCTCCAGGAAAGGTTTTAAAGGGGGGAAATGCCTCCTCATTTCCAAATAACACTATTTGTGGTTTTCGGTAAGTAAgatatgtgaatgtgaatagCTTCTCAATAGCAGGAATTCACAGCGGGAGACGTGTGGCGACTGAACACCCGAGGTGACGTGATGTGAAGCTCAAGAGTTTCTCCCGAAGTCACATTTTGGAAATTCAGTTTCATCAGCCCACAGGCTtttcagagagaggagagcttTCCTGTGTGGCTTCAGAGTTTCATTGGCATTGTCTATATGCATCTGTCACTCTTATTGTCTATAAGAGTGACAGATTCATATAATGTCTATCTCGGTCCCATATTCTCCTGTATTGAGTTTAACAAACACCGATTTTACACAGAAGTAACATAGCAGATGTTTCGGATTGTGGGACTTTATTCATGATATTCCCGTTATTATAACCTGGACGTGTTTAGGATCCTGAAATGTTCACTTTGTCTCAGGTGCGTGTCAGTAAAGAGCAGGACCATGTTCTCATCAGTCCACGAGGTCTGTCCTTCGCTGAAGTGACGTCAGCAAATTTGGTAAGCACaatggcggtgtgtgtgtgtgtgtgttgtcattttcCAATCCTGACTAACAACGCATTGTCCTGTCATGAGTTTTACTACATGCACGTGGCAAATTTAGCAATAATTTATAtccaacaatgtttttttgcaaacccACCGAATAGAAGTAGGCTGTGGAAGTgaaacagtaaaacattttcagaccCTACTGCAATTTACTTTATAAAcgagtttatatatatatatattcagaacTTACTCCAAATAAATTTTACTTTGCTTTATTCAATGTAAGTTTTCCTTGAAAGTTAAACTATCTTATACCGATGTATCATTACAAGTGGTAATTAACCAGATTTAAACAACATAGGTttcaaaatatagaaaaattaaGAGAGAAACATGTTTGTTCAACCCCAAAGGAAACAAATTGATGATTGCATAACTATAACTATTTCTACTGCTTCTCtgcaaccacaacaaccactaACAACTTTCAACTGACATTTATCACAAACCCCTAATTGCTAGTTTTCTTTCTGCCACATGTAGGTGAAAGTAAACATCATCGGCGAAGTGGTAGACCAGGGTTCGTCTGATCTGGCTATTGATCATTTTGGATTTGCGCCTCATGCTGCCATTTACTCCATGCGGCCAGATGTGAGATGCATCATCCACATACATACCTCTGCTACAGCTGCGGTAAGTACGCTACAGGCGCATTCTTAATGAGCCTCATTATAATCAAAGTTTAAAGTCGCTgctaaatgtttattttgcacCAGAGGACAAGGGGCTGAATTGAAAGCAGCCCCCCGCCTCAAGTTATTTTAGAAGCAGACACCCTTCAACAAGCTTTTACCATTTCCTTTGAAGCTCGGCTGTAAAATGCACAGCGTGTATGTTAAGTTTAATTTGTGTCTGAtagcaaaaaaggaaaagaaaaatgtgcctCTATTTAGACGTTGGCGCGTCACAGTCTCGGTTGCCTTTATCCCACGCTAACAGGTGTCCTCGATGAAATGTGGAATCCTGCCCATTTCCCAGGAGGCTTTGCTTCTGGGAGACGTGAGCTGCTTCGGTTACCATGGCATCCTGGATAATaaagaggagaaggtggagtTTCAGAAGGCTCTGGGCCCGACTGCCAAGGTACTGTCAAACCAAGGCACTTCATTAGTGACACACTCACTTTGAGGTGGGATAGATCAGGCTTTCAACAACCGGTTGGAAAAAAGTCATCATTATATTATACTGTACGCACGTAAGTGGGTTTATTTGACGTCATTTATACCTGTTGGACTGTAAATTCATTATTACATCTTCAACCAGAAACCTTTTGTCCAAAATGaggatttttatttccttgatCTTAGTGATAATAACTTAATCATGTACATACATGGAGGGTACAactttcagtgtttcccctaggtttactggtttgggggggtAGGGGTAAGGTTAGGGTTAGCTAACTAACCCCAATGAGCCCTAACTCATTAGGGGTTAGTTTTCAAAAAATcatgttaagtttcatccacaatcttttatacaggaatgaggaataagttGTATAAGGCAtcatatgtaaaatacaaaaaaaaatctattttattatttttttaataaaaaaatgatttgacttttCAGAGGGGCCGGGGCgcccccaattcaatggtaggggaaacgCTGACTTTTAACACTCATATCTGTATGTTAAACAGAAGCTCAAGCCAGGAGAtgattagcttagcatagcaaatattagcttagcatagcaaTCCAAAAACGCCACCACAGGTAAATAACCTCAAGAAGCACCGCAGACGATCAACACCTCTGACAAAGAGTCAGCGATCAGATCACAAAAGCCGTCACTTGTCGACATCTGTTCTGCACTCACTTACAGATAGACAGCTGTAAGTGTTTGGACTGTGAAATTGCCGGAAGAGTTCAATGAGCGGAACATGTTGTTTATGGCAGATAAATCAAAATGCAATATGCAAGCGATAGTATCAAGTGTGTTGATAAGGAAACGTGCTAATGAATGCAGACATGGATTAACTAATTTCCATGGAGCACAATGGATATGCTAATGCCACAACTCAGCTGGATTTGCTCAGTGTGTCAGGGAAAGTGCATTCAGACCTGGCATCGACATCCGTCTCGGGGTGATGCAATGTGACCACAGCCGAGACTAACTGAAGGGGCTCACTCGGACCACGTTTCTGAGAGGGTCTGGGTCGCACGTGGCCACATCGCATTCTTTCTgctgtgtgaacacaaatgcaTCCTGGGCCACGCCTGAAGAGCTGGCTTCTCAACCGAAGTCCTCTGACCCGCCACAGTTTCGTGATGAACTGGAAATATTTTCTTGCTCTCTTGCCTTATTTGTGGCAACCTCCGCAGAGCATTTACCGCCACACATAATTGATTttcttgatattttaaaatcaaatttaaaacttCATTGTAGAACTGCACAGTGGTTTGATTCGCCCTGCCCCTCTTGTCTTTctagttgtgaggacactcattgacataatgcattgcCTAGCCTCTTACCCAAACCTTAATCCTCACAACTAATTGCCTAACCTCAGCCCTTAACctaattctaaccctaaccctaaatttGAAGTTGTGAGAACGggccaaaatgtcttcacaatGGTGGTTTTGAACCAAAATTGGCCCTCTGAAATataggaacacacacagacatttgcaTATAGAGTGAAGAATACAGACccaatcacaagtggtcactggagacgcattctaatgccaggtgtgaactgacgtaCTAACAGCTATCCAATTGTGAACGGATGTTGATGCATGGCACGGACGGGGCCGCAGTGATTCTGGTTTGCCATCAGAAAGCTCAAGTGTTTCTTGTGTTGTATAGGTGATGATCCTGAGGAACCACGGGCTGCTCGCTTTGGgagaaacagtagaagaagcGTTCTACTATGTGTACCACTCGCAGCAAGCCTGTGAGATCCAGGTATGAAAgcttggattttatttttttgacactgCCTCCGCCTAGTGATGAAACGCAACTGCACCATTCAGGTCAATTTGTACACTTAAATATGGCCCCCATACACCTGTGTAGGCGCTAATAATTTTAACTTAATGTGTATAAATCGCAGATATAATCCACCTGACTTTGTTTGTAAGTGAGTCAAACTTGGTTGCAAACAGCAAAGCACTTCTGCAGTGCCTGAAACGAAAGCCAAACTGATGTCAAGCATCCGGCATGTTTGAACAAAGCTaagtcaaagagagagagcacagtTCACAGTCAGAGCCAGGTGGAGTCCTGCAGTGTTTCTGAAACGCTCAGGCtgggctgggttttttttctatcatccCGATGTGTCTGGACTGTATTTGTTGTTCCGTGGTTTTTGACACATTGGCAGCATGGTGCGCATATAATTATAattctttttgaaatgaaaaaccttCTGTGTCTCAGACAAGAAAATACTTAAAATTCGGAGTTTTATGTTCTCGGTCCAAGTCGGTTACAAAATGCAATGGGGGGGAAATCTTCAGTGACTTGgcaatgaataataatttggcACCAAAAAGTAAGAATTGTATAACTAGAATAATTTTGTTATTACGTGTCGTTTCTAGGTGAATGCCTTGGCGTGCTCAGGCAGCGTGGACAACCTTCTGCTGCTTGACAGGCAGAAGTTTAAACCCCTAACCCATGGAGTGGCCGCTGCCGGGGTGGCGATGGATAATGAGGTCAAGTGGAAAGTGGGCGAGGCCGAGTTCGAGTCCCTTATGAGGATGCTGGACAACCTGGTGAGTGAACCCTGGCCCTGTGCCTTTAATACCGCAATGCTCTGGCTTTCCCGTTTCAGGCGCTTCCTCAGGAAGCATCTGATTAGAACACAATGAAATTGGATTTGTTTTGGTCATTTAATCCAAATTGaatcatattgttttattgGTAGCTTTCGCTGCTTGTCCTTTTTTCACTTCAATTACAGAATAATGTAATTACAGTGAGAACCTTTCGAGCTCACCTGTCTGATGGTCCGCGGTCAACGTACTGTCCACCGGTCCTGGTAACAACCCTTTGCGGTTTCTTCTGCTGCTTGAACCCTGCTATTCTAAACCGCAGTGCTAATGACCACAGGCGGACATGTTCCGTGGACACAGAGGATGTCAGGCGGTGTCTTGTTTGAGTGGGCCACTCTCTAACAACTGTGGCTGGAGTGGAGCCGCAGCTGTGTTAACTCTGTGTGATCGTAGCCTGCCCACTCTCTCAATCATAGCTTCCAGATTGTGAAGGCATGCTGTAGGCCAGTTGGAGCAACACAGACCTCACAATCACTTAGTGCAAGGACTCCGGTGGACTCAAGTTCGGGGAAAAGAAGCTGGCGGTTTCTCAAACGTGGAATATGTGGGGGGAAACTAAATGCCATTACACCCACTGCAGCAGGGGGTCTTGTCTTTTCCAGCCAGAAGAGTTTGCTAGTTTTGGTGAATGATATGATGTGGAAATTTCGCCCCTTTGGTGAAATCCAAACCAGAGACAACAAGAGGCCTGGCTGCACTTAAAGTCACAGCTGATGGTACACGAGGGAGAGGATGATTTAGAGATAgccccgcgcacacacacacattttacagcaagagaaatgagaaaagacGTAGTGTGTTACTTCCATAAACCACGCAAGGAGATGGAACAGACAGATATATCGCCTCTACAAACACACGAGGAATGTCGATGAGGAGAAAGTGCGTCACTCGGTTCGATGTTCTTCAGAAAGTGTCAAATCTCCTCCCatccacccatctgtctgttCATTATATGAAAGAGGGAATGAGTCATATTGAAAACGCAACCAGGACAATCAACTGAATAATTGACTGTGCTTCTCGTGTAACCTTTGTCTGAGCAGAGATGAATTTAAATGCTACAGTTCCTAGATTTCAGAATTTAATATATGAGCCACGATTCACGGCGAAATATATAACAGATTAAGGTTTCTGCGCATCTCTTAACTTAATACATTCTCTAACGTAAGGGACCTGAAAGTTGCTAATAGGTGCTTATTGCCCTTAAAAAATTGCAGCTGGGGCTGTGCAACACAGTGGCAACCAAAGCCCAAGACAGATTTCCTGTTTCGGTGGCAAACTTGTCATATTGCCTGTGAGGAAGTGGTAGTTTTCATCTCGATTGTAGTCGTGTCCTCCTAGCTCCAAACTTCACTTTGCACACACTGTGAGTTCCCATCTAGTTGTCTCCCCCGGTCTTTGATGTATTCTTtagaacacacaacacactcctTCAAACCAAAGTCTTTATCTTTTCCCCTCTGAAACTGGGCATGTCTGCAAAAATGCTGTTT
The sequence above is a segment of the Scophthalmus maximus strain ysfricsl-2021 chromosome 10, ASM2237912v1, whole genome shotgun sequence genome. Coding sequences within it:
- the add3b gene encoding adducin 3 (gamma) b isoform X1, with translation MEAVQRQPQQGRQPASPPKLPRGRAEGPRRREDMSLADVRPTPGSLTLPLRECYVDRLDEGDPEHLRGRNMSPDLRQDFSMMEQKKRVTQILQSPVFKDELEGLIQDQMTKGNNPTGLLALRQIADLVMASTLGGAGPLASPLSFGMVSPVNDLYGTESPSFAKGERLSRCGLASLYRLVDLFSWARFTSSYITVRVSKEQDHVLISPRGLSFAEVTSANLVKVNIIGEVVDQGSSDLAIDHFGFAPHAAIYSMRPDVRCIIHIHTSATAAVSSMKCGILPISQEALLLGDVSCFGYHGILDNKEEKVEFQKALGPTAKVMILRNHGLLALGETVEEAFYYVYHSQQACEIQVNALACSGSVDNLLLLDRQKFKPLTHGVAAAGVAMDNEVKWKVGEAEFESLMRMLDNLGYRTGYSYKNPIVREKPRSKNDVEIPATVSAVPPEDSELALRSPFKFMAQKQQRERTRWLNSPNSYLRVNVPEQSLSGDVSPRTKTMWMKSAQPGNSVGTPIKIEDPNQFVPLNTNPTEVLDKRNRIKEQHRGEQMTSGPKSQLLAGIVVDTIPGPAFIIEDEEQTRSLPPNPFNDLTEKVLQEYKTMVERKQQGQEEDDDATDADEMTTFDGSTISLSLSPLMTPAKQESIPNGKDHSAETDEDLSMEISKLSLSTSETVEISITATEKTGDAQTPESQTKSPKKKKNKFRTPSFLKKSKKKKDEKEKTEA
- the add3b gene encoding adducin 3 (gamma) b isoform X2, which translates into the protein MSLADVRPTPGSLTLPLRECYVDRLDEGDPEHLRGRNMSPDLRQDFSMMEQKKRVTQILQSPVFKDELEGLIQDQMTKGNNPTGLLALRQIADLVMASTLGGAGPLASPLSFGMVSPVNDLYGTESPSFAKGERLSRCGLASLYRLVDLFSWARFTSSYITVRVSKEQDHVLISPRGLSFAEVTSANLVKVNIIGEVVDQGSSDLAIDHFGFAPHAAIYSMRPDVRCIIHIHTSATAAVSSMKCGILPISQEALLLGDVSCFGYHGILDNKEEKVEFQKALGPTAKVMILRNHGLLALGETVEEAFYYVYHSQQACEIQVNALACSGSVDNLLLLDRQKFKPLTHGVAAAGVAMDNEVKWKVGEAEFESLMRMLDNLGYRTGYSYKNPIVREKPRSKNDVEIPATVSAVPPEDSELALRSPFKFMAQKQQRERTRWLNSPNSYLRVNVPEQSLSGDVSPRTKTMWMKSAQPGNSVGTPIKIEDPNQFVPLNTNPTEVLDKRNRIKEQHRGEQMTSGPKSQLLAGIVVDTIPGPAFIIEDEEQTRSLPPNPFNDLTEKVLQEYKTMVERKQQGQEEDDDATDADEMTTFDGSTISLSLSPLMTPAKQESIPNGKDHSAETDEDLSMEISKLSLSTSETVEISITATEKTGDAQTPESQTKSPKKKKNKFRTPSFLKKSKKKKDEKEKTEA